The Sulfurovum zhangzhouensis genome includes the window ACCCTCCTAGATAATTGCTGTCATTTTAACATAGATTCAATAAACATTTAAGTATAATTTAAAGGATAAAGTAAAGGATAGACGTGAAGAAAAGAGTTGCAGTAGCATTTACCGGCCCCTCAAATAGCGGCAAAACCACACTGATCGAAAAAGTGGCAAAGAAACTGATCACTGAAGAGAAAGTGGCTATCATCAAAAATGATCCCAAAGACAAAGCAATATTTGATGTAGAAGGTAAAGATAGTTATAAATTCTCACAGACCGGAGCAGAAGTCGTTGTGACCTCGCCTACCCGTACCACCTACTTTTCACAACGAGAAAAAAACCTGGATGATATCATTGCAATGATCAATGACTTTGATATACTGCTGGTAGAAGGACTTAAAACATTGCCGCTGCCCCGTATCGCTATCTTCCGTAATGAGATTAATGAAAGTTATCTTGACTGTTCAGAAGCCATTGCGATAGATGAAAGTGTCAGTATAGAGAAGTATGATATACCCGCACAGATAGATATCCTGGACCTCAATAATACAGACCAGATCATAGAATGGATCAAAACACATGCAAAAAGTGTCTAAAGGAGAGAGATAATGCAAACTATATTTGAAGCGATCAAAAAGATCGCCTTTGAGATCGATAATGCGATCAAAACTGCCGACCTTGGGTATGCGAACGAAGAAAATGCTTCAGGTGAAGAACAGCTCAAACTTGATGTACTCTCAGACCAGATCATTGAGAAAAACTTTGCTTCAGTACCTGAAGTGATCAGTCTTGTCAGTGAAGAGAAAGAAGGTGAGCTCGAACTGCACACTGCAGGAAGCTATATAGTGTGTTATGATCCTTTGGACGGATCAAGTCTTGTAGATGTAAACCTTTCAGTAGGTTCTATCTTTGGTATCTACCAAGGGATTTTAGATGCGCAGAACCTTGTGGCATCAGCCTATATCGTCTATGGACCGAGAATCGAACTGGTTATCGCTATGAAAGGTACTAAACCGATGCTTTATCGCGCAACAGGTGATCACTTCAGGGCGATCGGGGAAATTACTCTCAACGAAAAAGGCAAGCTCAATGCACCGGGCGGAACACAGCAGAACTGGCCGTCACATCACAAAGCATTTATAGATTCACTTTTTGCCGAAGGATATAGACTGCGTTACTCCGGAGGTATGGTACCGGATCTGCATCAGATCTTACTCAAAGGCGGAGGTCTCTTCAGCTACCCAGGCACAACTGATAAGCCGCACGGTAAACTTAGACAGCTCTTTGAAGTAATCCCGTTTGCATTTATGTATGAACAAGCAGGCGGACAGGCGATCAATGACAAAGGTGAAAGACTGATGAATCTCGTACCGTCACATCATCATGATACCAGCCCTTGTTTCTTCGGTTCAAACTACGAGATCGAAGCACTCAAAAAAGCTTATGGAGTCAAATAATGAGTGAAACTGTGCTTGATGAGTGGCAGATTGCTCTAGAGCAGAAGAAAAAGGAACTTGAAGCTTGTCAGAAGGATAAACACTTTCAGAGTTGTTTAAAGTGTGATCAGCTCCTTAGCTGTGAGCTTAGAGACTCCTATGTCAAAGCCGTTTATGAGAGCATGAGCAAAGGTCAAGGCGGAGGCTTCGAGTTCTAACCTTCTCCTCATTGCTTACACAGAGGTAACTTCTCTCATCGCAAAGTGGATGGTAGATAATTTTTAGTATTAAGTAAACCCTAACACTGCGGCTTATATACTTAGGCTATCTACAAAAAAGAGAGTCTATGAAAGCAAAAAAGATACTTCTAATTATTTTTTTCAATCTTGCGATCATCTTAGCAGAGATCATCTTTGGACTGATCTCTAACTCATTCGCACTGATTGCTGATGCACTGCATAATGCAGGGGATGTTCTTGCGATTATCATCACCTATATCGCACTTCGTTTTGGAACTATCAGCCCAACCTTTCAGTATACATTCGGATTTATTAGAGCTGAAATGATGGCTGCTTTTACCAATACACTTTTTTTACTCCTAACGATGTTCTATATGATCTATGAGTCTATAGGAAGGCTTTTTCACCCTGAGATTATCGCACCTGAGTATATGATCGTAGTAGGAATGATAGCTGTTGTTGCTAATGGCATCAGTGCCTATCTTCTCCATGGAATGGGAATAGAAGATCATCATCACCATGAACACCATGAACACCATGAACATGATGATCATGATGATCATGATCACGGTGATGCGAACATCACTTCAGCATATCTACATATGCTAGCAGACACACTTATATCAGTCGGGGTCGTTGTTGCCGGATTCATGATCTATTATTTTGAAATATATGCGATAGATGCCGTACTTACCATCATATTCTCACTCTATATCATTCGGCATTCATTCCCTCTTTTTAAACGAAGTTTTCTCTCACTCATGGATGCCAATACACTCAATATCGCTTTGGAAGAACTAGAAGCGATCATTTTTGCATCCGGTCATGTATCCAACTATCATGATCTGCATATCTATCAGCCAAACTCCAAACTCAAATTTATCTCATTTCACGTACTCTTAGAAAATGAAGATACAAGTCTTAGATCATGTGAAGCAATCACAGGTCCAATGAAAGAGAAGTTAGAAAAACTAGGCTTTAACCATATACTTATACAGGTAGACTCACTTACCAATGATGCCGTACACCAAAAATGTATCATTACTAACCAGTAAGGAAACCAGATGGGGAAACAGTATCGAAAATTAGAACAACGTGATATCGAATTTATCAAGATCCAAAAGATGTTTTATATTGCAAGTACATCAGGCCAAGAGGTGAACCTCTCTCCAAAAGGGTATGACACTATAAGAGTTTTGGATGAGAGTACCCTGCTCTTTGCCAGTCTTCCCGGTTCTGGTAACCGTACCTACCGTGATGCAGTCAATGATGGAGAGTTTACACTTCTATTTAATGCATTTGAAGGTGCTCCGCTTATCCTCAGACTCTTCTGCAAAACTGAGATCATCGAGGAGAGTGATAAACGTTATCACTCTTATCTTGAGTACTTCAATTTACGCAAAGGTATCATACGAAACCTCTTTTTATTTCATATCTATGCAGTTGAGTCTAGTTGTGGAATGTCCGTACCCTATATGGAATACAAGGGCGAGAGAGATGAACTCAAAGAGTGGGCCGTGGATATGAATAGACGGGATCAGCTTAATGAGTATAATGACAAGCACTTTACGCCACCGGATTTGAGTAAACTCAATTAGTGTTATAATACGTGCCATGAATAAAGAACAGCCTACAAGAGAAAAGATCCTTGATGTCGTATTTGAACTGGTGTACATGCATGGATATAACGGTACCAGTATGTCAATGATACTCAAAGCATGTGGCATTCCTAAAGGTTCTCTCTATCACTTTTTCAAATCAAAAAAAGAGATGGTACTTACAGTCATCAAAGAGCGGCTGGGTCCCAAAATGGATATATTTTTTACCTTTGAACTAATAGCAGGCAAAGACGGCATTGATTCTATTATTGATGCCGTCTTAACTATTGCTAACAACCCTATGCTGATCAAGTACGGCTGTCCACTTAACCGTCTGAACCAGGAGATGTCGCCGCTTGATGAAGACTTTGATCGGGAGATCACCTTGCTTTATGATCACATCAAAGCAAAGATCATAGTACTTCTTAGGCAAAGTGAGCTCAAGCCTGACACTGATGTTGACTCACTTTCTGATTTTGTAATTGAAACTGTATGGGGTGCGCTCTCATTAAGTCCAACACAGTCATCGACTGGTCGTTATCTTCACTCTGTCAAACATCTCAACAGTTATCTTGGATCACTCAGAAAATAATTCAATTTGCCATTAGACCAATCAGTCTATTTTAAGGGAAACTATTTTACCATATTCTAATTAGACCAATTGGTCTATAAAGGAGTAATTATGTTTATCATCGACACTATAAAAAAAGAAGATGCTACGGGAAAACTGAAACTACTTTACCAAATGATAGAAAAGAACTTAGGATTCATCCCTCCTCATTTTGAACTAATGGCAACTATTGATATCAAAGCGATGAAGGATTTTCTTGATTATAATACCTATATGATGACGCATACGAAGATCGATAGAAACCTGATGCCGTTTCTCAGACTTTATATTGCACAAAAGGAGTGCAGAAATTACTGTATACAATTCAACACACAGTTACTGCAAAATATGGGTGTGAATGAAGCTATCATAAGCGACCTTGAAAACCATTTGGATAACATCCATGTAGAACCCACACAAAAGATCCTCCTAAAGAAGGTTATTAAAGCGCTATATCACGCAGATAAATTTGAGAAAAAAGACTTGGAAACGCTTTATGATGCAGGGTTTAATGATAAGGATTTCTATGACATCCTAGAGTATGCAACAGTGTTTATGGGTAAAAGCAAACTTATAGAGGTATATCACAAATGAGATGTATGAACAAGTACAAAAAAATCAACTTCCGATCAAGCTTAACTTCTCAGCCCGACTCATCTTTTTCTTGATCTCGTATTCACGTCTGCTTGCGCTGCTTCGATCAGGAAAAGCTTCACTGTAAACCAGTGCAACCGGTCGCCTGCTTTTAGTATATTTAGCTCCTTTTTCAGAACTATTGTGCTCTTTTAAACGTCGACTGATATCTGTGGCAATCCCTGTATACAAGGTATCATCTGCACATTGTAGTATATAAACGAAATAGCTCATTTTACTACAGGGTTGTCTTCTAAAGAATACTCTTTGTAATAGACACGTATGACATCATCAGAGATAAAGATCTTATCAGAATAGTCTCTGATTCTTATCAAAACATCCTTTTGCTTCAAGCCGTCAAATCCCTGATAAAAAAGCGGCAAAATAAGTGGTCTTGAAGAGAGTCTTTTACAATCTTCAACCTGTATATAATAAGCACGGTCCATATTGAGAAATTTATAAAGAACCCTATTTTCAAGATGATAGATTTTTTTATTTCTTAACCTTCTTCTTTGAAGCTCTTTATACTTTTGTGCAATACGTCTCTCTTCGTTGATTTTTTCTAATATCTTCTCTTTTTCCGACAAGGTAAGCTTTTTCTTTCCCAGTCTTTCCTGTCTCTCAGCCTCTTCACGTGCCTTTCTATCAGCATTAATTCTCTCTAAGATCGATTTTTTATCTTCCTCAGTATAAGCTTCCTGGGTTTTTGTTTTTTCTTCCTGGCGTGCCTTTCTTTCAGCATCCAATCTCTCCAAGATCATTTTTTTCTCTTCGGCAGTGTAGATATCTTTGGATTCTATTTCATTAGACATAATAACCTCACTCTTCCAAATTATTATTGAACTTATTATAACACAAAAATTAATATTTATGTATATGAGAATAAAACCGTGCAATTATCATCCACCATACAGCACACTTTGGCTAAAATGTCTTTCTAAAATTTACACTGCGTAAATCCAAAACTCATTTGTTTAAGGAACTACATATGTCTTGTCATAAAACTGCATATATTACTACCCCGATCTACTATGTTAACGATATTGCTCATATCGGTCATGCTTATACAACTATCATTGCAGATACACTTGCGCGCTATTCACGTATGAGCGGTTTGGAAACTTTTTTCCTTACCGGTACAGATGAGCATGGACAGAAGATTGAAGAATCCGCAAAAGCTAGAGGTAAAAGCTCTCAAGAATATGCAGATGAGATCTCTGCGACATTTAGAAATCTTTGGGATGACTTTGGCATCAGTTATGACAAGTTCATTCGTACAACAGATGCTGATCACATGAAAGGCGTACAAAAAGCATTTTCCGTAATGCACGCTAACGGTGATATCTATAAAGATACCTATAAAGGTCACTACTGTATCTCATGTGAGACATTCTTCCCGGAAATTCAACTTGTTGACGGTGAATATTGTCCGGAGTGTGGGAAAAGTACCACAGTAGTAGAAGAGGAAAGCTACTTCTTCAAACTTTCCAAATACCAAGATAAACTTCTTCAGTGGTATAACGACAATCCAGAGTGTATCCTTCCTAGAAGCAAGAGAAATGAAGTGATCCGTTTTGTTGAGGGTGGCTTGACAGATCTTTCGATCACACGTACGAGCTTTGACTGGGGTGTAAAGCTTCCTGAAGAGATGAATGATCCAAAACACGTAATGTACGTTTGGCTGGATGCACTTATGAACTATGTAACTGCTCTGGGATACGGTACAGATGAAGCTAACATGGACTTTTGGCCTGCCCGTGTACAGATCATCGGTAAAGATATCCTCCGTTTCCATGCGATCTACTGGCCTGCATTCCTGATGAGCCTTGGATTACCGTTGCCAAAACACATTGCTGCACACGGATGGTGGACAAGAGACGGTGAGAAGATGAGTAAATCTAAAGGTAACGTAGTAAATCCAAGAGAGGTAGCAGATGCATATGGTCTGGATAACTTCCGTTACTTTATGCTTCGTGAAGTACCATTCGGTGGTGACGGTGACTTCTCTCAGAAAGCACTCATTGACCGTATCAATTCCGATCTTGGAAATGATCTTGGAAACCTGCTTAACCGCCTGATCGGTATGAGCGGTAAATATTTTGAAGGTGAAGTTTTCTCCGGACATGTAGCAAAATTCTATCAGCAGGAGCTGGATGAAGTACATGCATCACTTGACCAGTTAGAACCGCTGCTGTTTGAAATGCAGATCCATAAATATCTTGAAGAACTTTGGAGACCACTATCTGTTGCAAACAAGTCCATTGATAAGTATCAGCCATGGACATTGATGAAAGAAGGGAAAACAGAAGAAGCGATGGCACTTAACGGACTTATCGCAGCGATCCTTGCAAAGGTAGCGGTGATGCTTTATCCTGTTATGCCGGAAGTATGTACCAAAATTTCAAGAGCACTGCATTTTGAGATCGATAATGCCAGCTGGAATGCCCTTGTCAAAGAGAAAACACTTCTTGAGACATTTAGACTAGAAAAGATCGATCCACTTTTCCCTCGTATTGAAGAACCGCTTTTAGCACAGGTTGAACCTGCTGATACAAAAGAAGCACCTAAAAAAGAGGAAAAGAAGCCTGAGAAAAAAGCAGAGAAAGCTGAAGGTGTTGCTCTTATCGGTATCGACCAATTCTTCGAAACTGTTCTAAAGATCGGTACGATCGTTAAAGCCGAAGAGGTACCAAAGAGTAACAAACTTCTTTTGCTTCAGGTAGATGTCGGAGAAGAGAATCCAAGACAGGTTGTTGCTGGTATCAAAGAATGGTACAGCCCGGAAGACCTTGTAGGTACACAGGCGTGTGTTGTTTCCAACCTTAAACCGGCAAAACTTATGGGAATGAAAAGTGAAGGTATGCTGCTTGCAGCCAAAGATGAAAACGGACTCAGTCTTCTTAGACCTGAGACTCCAAAAAATGCCGGGACTGTAGTAAGCTAATGAAAATTGAAGATATTGTAAACCTTACAGATGGCGTATTGACTAATGAGCCACAAGTCCAAGCTATAGCTGCTGCCACTGTTTTCCCTTCTAAGGTTGAACATGGTGACCTCTTCTTTTCCTCTGTACAAGAAGATATCGACAAAGCGATAGAACAAGGGGCATATGCCATCGTCTATGACAACAAAGAGATCATCAAAAAAGACGATGAGATCGCGTGGATCGAAGTATCGGATATCAAACTGGCTGCATTTAAGCTCATTCGATATGTAACACTCAAAAAAGAAGCAGAGTTTTTCCTGTTGGAACCTCATGAAATGAGCTTTTTGAAGATGATCCTTACCCACAAAAGCAATATAGCTTTTATGGCTGATGATTGGCGTAAAGTTTTTGAACAGATCCTTAACTCTGATGATTACCTTTTTGTAGGTACGGATAAAGAGTTACTGGGACTGATCAAACCTGACATAAAAAAGCTCAAAGACGATGTAGAAGGATATTTGATCGGTGATACTCTCTTTAAATCAACGTTCAAGGTCGGTGGATATGTTTATCAAGAGAAAGACCTGGCACCG containing:
- the mobB gene encoding molybdopterin-guanine dinucleotide biosynthesis protein B, translating into MKKRVAVAFTGPSNSGKTTLIEKVAKKLITEEKVAIIKNDPKDKAIFDVEGKDSYKFSQTGAEVVVTSPTRTTYFSQREKNLDDIIAMINDFDILLVEGLKTLPLPRIAIFRNEINESYLDCSEAIAIDESVSIEKYDIPAQIDILDLNNTDQIIEWIKTHAKSV
- a CDS encoding class 1 fructose-bisphosphatase, which gives rise to MQTIFEAIKKIAFEIDNAIKTADLGYANEENASGEEQLKLDVLSDQIIEKNFASVPEVISLVSEEKEGELELHTAGSYIVCYDPLDGSSLVDVNLSVGSIFGIYQGILDAQNLVASAYIVYGPRIELVIAMKGTKPMLYRATGDHFRAIGEITLNEKGKLNAPGGTQQNWPSHHKAFIDSLFAEGYRLRYSGGMVPDLHQILLKGGGLFSYPGTTDKPHGKLRQLFEVIPFAFMYEQAGGQAINDKGERLMNLVPSHHHDTSPCFFGSNYEIEALKKAYGVK
- a CDS encoding cation diffusion facilitator family transporter, which produces MKAKKILLIIFFNLAIILAEIIFGLISNSFALIADALHNAGDVLAIIITYIALRFGTISPTFQYTFGFIRAEMMAAFTNTLFLLLTMFYMIYESIGRLFHPEIIAPEYMIVVGMIAVVANGISAYLLHGMGIEDHHHHEHHEHHEHDDHDDHDHGDANITSAYLHMLADTLISVGVVVAGFMIYYFEIYAIDAVLTIIFSLYIIRHSFPLFKRSFLSLMDANTLNIALEELEAIIFASGHVSNYHDLHIYQPNSKLKFISFHVLLENEDTSLRSCEAITGPMKEKLEKLGFNHILIQVDSLTNDAVHQKCIITNQ
- a CDS encoding pyridoxamine 5'-phosphate oxidase family protein, with amino-acid sequence MGKQYRKLEQRDIEFIKIQKMFYIASTSGQEVNLSPKGYDTIRVLDESTLLFASLPGSGNRTYRDAVNDGEFTLLFNAFEGAPLILRLFCKTEIIEESDKRYHSYLEYFNLRKGIIRNLFLFHIYAVESSCGMSVPYMEYKGERDELKEWAVDMNRRDQLNEYNDKHFTPPDLSKLN
- a CDS encoding TetR/AcrR family transcriptional regulator encodes the protein MNKEQPTREKILDVVFELVYMHGYNGTSMSMILKACGIPKGSLYHFFKSKKEMVLTVIKERLGPKMDIFFTFELIAGKDGIDSIIDAVLTIANNPMLIKYGCPLNRLNQEMSPLDEDFDREITLLYDHIKAKIIVLLRQSELKPDTDVDSLSDFVIETVWGALSLSPTQSSTGRYLHSVKHLNSYLGSLRK
- a CDS encoding GIY-YIG nuclease family protein, yielding MSYFVYILQCADDTLYTGIATDISRRLKEHNSSEKGAKYTKSRRPVALVYSEAFPDRSSASRREYEIKKKMSRAEKLSLIGS
- the metG gene encoding methionine--tRNA ligase; this encodes MSCHKTAYITTPIYYVNDIAHIGHAYTTIIADTLARYSRMSGLETFFLTGTDEHGQKIEESAKARGKSSQEYADEISATFRNLWDDFGISYDKFIRTTDADHMKGVQKAFSVMHANGDIYKDTYKGHYCISCETFFPEIQLVDGEYCPECGKSTTVVEEESYFFKLSKYQDKLLQWYNDNPECILPRSKRNEVIRFVEGGLTDLSITRTSFDWGVKLPEEMNDPKHVMYVWLDALMNYVTALGYGTDEANMDFWPARVQIIGKDILRFHAIYWPAFLMSLGLPLPKHIAAHGWWTRDGEKMSKSKGNVVNPREVADAYGLDNFRYFMLREVPFGGDGDFSQKALIDRINSDLGNDLGNLLNRLIGMSGKYFEGEVFSGHVAKFYQQELDEVHASLDQLEPLLFEMQIHKYLEELWRPLSVANKSIDKYQPWTLMKEGKTEEAMALNGLIAAILAKVAVMLYPVMPEVCTKISRALHFEIDNASWNALVKEKTLLETFRLEKIDPLFPRIEEPLLAQVEPADTKEAPKKEEKKPEKKAEKAEGVALIGIDQFFETVLKIGTIVKAEEVPKSNKLLLLQVDVGEENPRQVVAGIKEWYSPEDLVGTQACVVSNLKPAKLMGMKSEGMLLAAKDENGLSLLRPETPKNAGTVVS